The DNA window GAATGGGCCGCATTGGCCGACACGGTAACTTGATTGCCCAATATCGACGTGCCTGGCAGTTGAGTTTGCCTTATCAATGCCAGCCGCTGTTGTGTCAGTTCCAAGTGGTGCTTGCGCCACTTGATCCGCCTGTTCTGGAACCACACCTTCACCTGAGCCTCCGTCAACTTTAGGGTGTGTGCCAAGTAGAGCCGCTCCGGGCCGACCATGTACTGCTGGCGCTCGAACTCCGCCTCCAGGCACTCCAATTGTTCCGGCGTGAAGATTGTCCGCACGCGCTTGTTCTTCAGTGCGCTCTTCTTGTGGGAATCTACGGAATCACAAAATATTGGTCAAATGGAGGTATTAGAAATGCAGACACTATGTTTACTTAATACCCACTTATGATCAAATCTCTCAATGACTGAAACACCTGCTTACCCGACTTGAGTTTCTCCCGCTGAAAGCTCAGGGTGGCCTGCTGCTGGGCGTGGTGTTGCTGATGGAGCTGCTGCAGGCTCTGCAGGGCGGAGGGAGCTGCTCCGACGGCGGCGGCAACCGCTGCAAATCCCGCCTggtgcggatgcggatgctggTGTCCACCGTGCAGGTAACGTCCATTGCCGGCGACACTATCACAATTGAAGTTGTTTACACtctggctgctgttgttgttgccactgttgctgctgccgttgttgttattgttgttggcgTTGCTCGTGTAGCacttgttgttgtcgtcgtcgatgatgttgttgttgtcgtgcAGGGAGAGATTGATGGCATTGTTGTAGTCCTTGCGCTGGCTCTGCAGgcccaaaatggcggcgatGGTGAAGGACTTGCCCACGTCGAGGGAGGAATGCGCCGCTGCCGCCTCGATGAGCTGCGCGTGCGACGTCGCAGtggctgccgccgccgccaacTGTTCCCGGTGGTTGCTGTTACtgttgtggctgctgttgctgctgctactgctgttgttgttgccggtGGTGGGTGTCggtgggtgtgggtggtggCCATCCTGGTGGTGGGTGTGcagctgatgatgatgttgctgctgctgctgctgcaactgatgatgctgctgctgctggtgctccaTTTGGTATGAACTCTGACCCGCCGAGACGGCGACCGTCGCTGCTGCAGCCGCTGCCAGCGCCGCATGATGCGGTTGACCATGTGCATGGATGCCCCCACCCAAGCCTCCAAGTCCGGCGACCGAAGATCCcccgccgctgccgccgccactGGCTTGTGTGTTATGCAATGCCAGGAAGTGCGACAAGGGATTTGCGTGATATTTCGAAGGATTCTGCAGCATGCTTAGGTATTTGCCACTGTCTCCGAGTTGTCGTCCGCCTTCTGCCGCTGGCCTCCGGGATTCTCGGTCGCTCTGCAAATGGGAGAAATGCCTCTGTTTAATTGTTGCTCTGCTGTGAAGCTTCTGTGGCTGCCAGGTGTCAACGACTCCCCGATTAAATCCACAATTAAGTGAAATGTGATCCCTGGCTGAAGAAGTTGCTCTACCATGAAGTGCTTGGCCAGCTCAGCTCAGTGGTGGGAGATGGGACAATGGAACTACAACTAGTTGGGACGGACCTTTGATGACTTTCCCTACACAATGACAATTTTGGAACTGAAGTGTCCACTAACTTAATATAAATAGAAACAACAGTATTTAAGATTAACAATCGCAATCTCAATGGTGCATGAATGAATCGTTTACATGTGACTATCAAATTagataaatattaaaaaaggaagaaaatttttaattataacaaGTAAATTTCCTTATTAAAgatctttaatattttaacttTTATGTAACTTTTCCAAATAAGTTAGTTTATGTTAAAACGGaccctttttcctttttgaatattatttCTGGCTTTCATCACAAAGGCTACCATTTTATAAAATCATCtaatgtaaaataatttttttaagtgtataATTTTCTTAATAGCAACTCCTCTCGCTCGCACGCATTGCGTTTGCCCAGGTGAGTCAAACCTGAATCGTTTTGTGGCAATGTGATAGCCTAATTGAGACGTTGTCACAGTTGCTGCTCCATTGTGGCAGATGTAGTTGCTCTCCCAGGTGAAGCACCATCCCAAGTCCTCAGCACTGTTGTCGCCCATTGTTTGTGCTTTAGGCCAAATATGCGAATGTCTCAAGCTGCATTTAAGCTGATTTGACTAAACATGCGAGGCTAATGTCGTGTGCGGGCCAAATGAGCTTCATTAGGAGAATGCCAATTGGGTGTAACAAGTGGATTTCGCACACATTCCGGCTGGGAATTTCTAGCTACATTAATTGTGAAGCTCTGATCCTGGGAGAAAAGCTAGTATGTTGTCCTATTTCGTATCTTTTTAATCACTTAATTTTTGTTGATAAgtctttgtttaatttgcaaACAACAAATTAATATCGATAAGAAACTTGTTAAAGGCATAATTGCACATAAAATCAAGTTTAAGCTATCATCTCGGCTTTCCTATATATGATTTGGTTATGAAAACTTGTACAAAGTGTagacatttattttattatattgttatGGTAAATGGTAAATGATAAATCTTTAGAGAAACCGTTACTAAGCTTTAAACtttgaatgcatttttaaatattgggcataataaattatacataATTGCTAACACCTCGTAAAATGCGCATTGAAATGTTTACAAACTTAGCTCTGATAGGATTTCTGAATCAGAAATCTTTTTTAGTAATCTTGCATTAAAAAGCCGACGGAACTCAATTTGGGACAAAAATCTTCATAGATTAGTTAATAGTTACAAACCTTATAAACCAATGGAGTTCCAATTAcattgattttaattgcagTTGTAATGAACTGAAAAGTTAATCCAAGAGTGAGCTAATCAGTTTTCAGGACTTTCACTATTATTTTCACGAACACAGTTTTAAATACGAAAAATTAGCTTTTCCGACGGCACTGCAAAAAGTGTTGCCTACAATTCTGCGCCCAACGGCAGTAACGGAAATCGAAGAGAAAACCGAGCGGAAGTTTTACTGCCGGAAACACATGCGAACGCGAACGTGTTGCAAACTGAACTGGACTAAAAGTTCGTGGCCGCAAAATTTTTACATTATCGGCAGCGAACGCCGGCAGCGAAGCTAGCAGCGCTGCTTTCTGCTTGCTGCTGTGCGCTTgtttgtgtctgtgtgcggGTGAGTGATTCTTTTTGTGCGTGTGCGTGAGTTGCCGTTGTGATTTTTCTAGCCGCTTTTCCTTTTGCGTTTTTTGCTCTCAACCAGGGTTGTCACAACTTTTACTAATAGTATTCATTAACTAGTAATTAAGTGCTTTGAACTTTGTTCGTTTTCatgattaaatttaattttttgtgctAACTAGAAAGTATTAAATTTAGATGAAAAATTgttttgaataattaaatgagTATCTTGGCCTTTGACAAAATTAAGAACATACCTactttttataattaaatttgtttgaattatATGTAACTTAATTTAGTTTAAATGTATTATGTTCCTAAGCATTTGAATGATTAAAGTGTACACTCGCTATTATACATTCCTAATTATGATATTTTAAAACACATTGCTACATTACATCTAAAGGATAAAGATTTAAGTTTTGTCTTTTGAAACTAATATCTTCAAGACAGCAAAAcgttcaaaatattttttttagacTTTCGCCAATGACTTTGTTTTGCTACAGTTGACAACTCTGCACTCAGCTTAGATCTGAGCCACTGAAAGAGGCCATCGAAGGGAAGAAGGAGATGAGATGTAACTAAGGCATAAAAACATCGTCAACCGAagcctcatcatcatcatcgtcatcataaTCATCGTTGATAGTCATCGTCATTATTCAGGAGCAACCACCAGGCAGTTACATAAAAAGGAATCACCCACCAAAGGGAGCAATCCACCACCAGCCACCCGAGCCACCCACCTATCAGAGCAACCCTGCCCACACCCATTGGTAAATCcccgtttccgtttcctggGCGAGTGTATGAAAAGTTATTGAAATTATGATATAAATGGATAATTGGCTCACTGGTACCGTCTCCCTTGCTCATGGCAAATGGGCGGTACCTAAGCAGCCGGAAAATAATATGGCGACGCTggattaataatattttgtgaATAGGTGGAAAAGCCACTGTGGCAGGGCTATGTGGGTATAGACATAATTAATGAAGCAATAAGCTACGAAATTACATCGTAGATACATCATAAGTATGACCATCTAAATTTGGACAGGTAAAATCGACAAAACGaactttaaacatttttttaaaatcttAATTTAGTTAGTTTTTCACTGTATACAACATGAGGTGTAAatcaatattattataatgatAATTAACTAAATTCAAGGTCGAAGTGCAATTTAGAGACGAAATACCTTGGACGGTAGTTcacgtagtgacgaagcgcaccAGAATAGTGTGCTTTTACCTAGCTAACAGGTGTCTTTCTTTAGATTTagtatttaagtttaaaacTTATCGTTAAAGAAACTTTgtcaatttcattttatggTCCATTTTGGCAGATTTTAGTAGAATTAACTCTTGGGATTGTTCTTGGCCAAAATCCCCAAACTAAGTTTGCAATACGAACTATCTACAGCCCCAGTTCAAACCCAAACGCAACCCCAATTAGCCGCCCCCTTGGCTCCACCCCTTCGCCTGCCAATACGGGTCTTCAATTTACCGTTTGATAAACTACCCAGAATGCCAACGATCATTACGAGCCAGCGGAActggcggaaacggaaatggaaagACGAAGGAGGCCCCAATTAGCGGCCCATCAAAGTAAATCAATGCAAGAGCATGTGGAGCGGGCAGAAaaggaaaatgccaaaaaagaacaaagcaaatggcGAGTTTACACacgaaaaaattaaacaaaagtaaGCCGTTAGCTATGAAGAAACATTAAATTTAGGTACATAAAATtaagtaaaagtaaaaaaattTTTCACTCCAAGAATCACCAAGCTTTCTGTGCAGTTGCAATCGTCATAACATTAAAAACGATTTAATTTAGGTAAATTGACCAAGCTTACggtatttaaagaaaatagaGACCAAATTGTTACAAATTGCCTTGTTCCCTTAATGTCCAACTTTCGCCTCATCTTTCAAAAAACCAGAGAAGAACAAATTCTAAAATCAGAGCCAGGAATGTGCAGCCAAAAATGGCAAACGGAGAGGTGGAATTGGGATGTGGAGCTTGGCAACGACCTGGGGATGGAGAGGATCCTTTCGGGTGCTTCGGCGTCACGTTTGTCGTTTCAATCATCATTAGTGCTAATGTACCCACAAGAATTGGCCAGCCACTTGGCGCCGACGCTGACGTCGACGCAGGCGTCGGCATTTAGCAATGGCGGCCGCAGCAGAGCGAAAGAGAGTGGGCCAgaaggagagagagagagagcggaaAATCAGTTTTAACTAACAGGAAACACATatgcttacatacatatataaatactttttatatacccacatattttattttccatttatttaccacaattttaatattttttcgacgtgcaaacaacaagaacaacacaTTGCGCcataaaacaaacacacaaacactaaTGTGCACTGCGCATGCTCTTAAATGGCAGGAAAGAGAGTTGAAACAGGTGTGGGTAAGTGGGGGTCTCTGCCACCGAcgccattgttgttgtgcttTTGGCCTTTTGATAAACTTCGTCGTCGTCGTTCtcgttgttgcttttgttgttgatgcCCTGCGGACGAGAGATAAAATGAGATGAGAGGcgtaatgatgatgatgtccCGTTTCGGTAGAAGGGAGAAGAGGGGGCCACAAGAGAGGGCCAAGGAGCGTTGCCATAACcataacatttatttatttttatttaataaaaacccCTCCTGCACACAAACATTATAATGTAatctaataaataaaacacaaacaagcggtaggaaaacttttttcatTATGAATTATTACGGTGAAAGTGCCAGGAAATAGGAAGAGGGGCAATAGGGATGACGGAAAAGGGAGATGGGTCGGCAAACGGGCACATAAAATTACCGTTAGTCCTCGCACAGGGCTGAAACGCGGGGCTGGCTAGAAGCACAGGGTTGCCTACTTTTCGGTTCCATCAGACCGTAGAATTGATGGgcaacactgcgtatgagtTA is part of the Drosophila sechellia strain sech25 chromosome 3R, ASM438219v1, whole genome shotgun sequence genome and encodes:
- the LOC6616629 gene encoding optomotor-blind protein; amino-acid sequence: MLQNPSKYHANPLSHFLALHNTQASGGGSGGGSSVAGLGGLGGGIHAHGQPHHAALAAAAAATVAVSAGQSSYQMEHQQQQHHQLQQQQQQHHHQLHTHHQDGHHPHPPTPTTGNNNSSSSSNSSHNSNSNHREQLAAAAATATSHAQLIEAAAAHSSLDVGKSFTIAAILGLQSQRKDYNNAINLSLHDNNNIIDDDNNKCYTSNANNNNNNGSSNSGNNNSSQSVNNFNCDSVAGNGRYLHGGHQHPHPHQAGFAAVAAAVGAAPSALQSLQQLHQQHHAQQQATLSFQREKLKSDSHKKSALKNKRVRTIFTPEQLECLEAEFERQQYMVGPERLYLAHTLKLTEAQVKVWFQNRRIKWRKHHLELTQQRLALIRQTQLPGTSILGNQVTVSANAAHSASTERTNGCSAASPSLQEEDNEDSKHSLSLSGALPPLSRAQSESDLSICNDSLDGDSLMDGSEEA